In Alphaproteobacteria bacterium, the genomic window AAACAGAAACTGGAATGAGGCACGATATTTTTCTGGTAGGGGCGATTTATTTGTTAGCCAATCATAAATATCTGTATCGCTTTCTTCTAGAAAAGTTTCATAAAGGCTGAGTTGATCCTCTGTGAGTGTTTCGAGATATTGCATTGCAAAACGTGTTAAAAGAATGTCCATCTCTTTGGTGCCTCTGTGTCCTGAGCGAAAAGAGAGCTTGCGTCGTTTAAAATCGAGCGTGTTTATGATTGAGTGACCCATTTTTATCCTTTTTGTTAAATCTCAATCTGGCATGATTTTTGAATGGAGGCAATGAAAATGTCGGTTTCAAGCAAGAGTTTTTCAGGCTATTCATCAAATTTTAATTTTTTTACTTTGTCATTAACAAAACTGTTGACGATTTATTTTGGTTCTGGTAAATTGAGAACACTTAAGACGGAATGATAGGTCTCAATGACCAAGAAATCCCTGATTAAGATTTGAATGAAGTAAATCTTTTTTAAAGAACTAGACGTATTTTTAGGCATGACAAACGATTTTCCAGTGTTGTTTGTTGTGTAAAGGTCTCCAGTACCTTATTTTATTCCCACGAAACGGTCGCTTTTGCGGCCGTTTTATTTTTGTCTCAACTCTTGTGTCTTCAGAGATTGATGCATGTCAAGATAATCGTCACTCAGAGGGCCTTTCGTCGTGGCCTTGGCGAAGACGGAATGCCAGTGGAGTCTCGCAATGTTTCAACAATAATTGCTTTTAATTTCTTGATTTATGAGATTCCACGCCTCCCCTTAAGGGGTCGGCTCTGAATGACGGCTTTCAATATTGCTACTTAAACTCGAATGTCTTCGTCTCTCAAAACATATTAAAGAAACTTTAATGGAATTCATGGATAGTATTAGAAAATAATATCCATAATCTGAGAGATGAGGTAACGAAAATGGAAAAAGAAGTTGTGATTGCA contains:
- a CDS encoding succinate dehydrogenase assembly factor 2 → MGHSIINTLDFKRRKLSFRSGHRGTKEMDILLTRFAMQYLETLTEDQLSLYETFLEESDTDIYDWLTNKSPLPEKYRASFQFLFKDLMK